The following coding sequences lie in one Cannabis sativa cultivar Pink pepper isolate KNU-18-1 chromosome 5, ASM2916894v1, whole genome shotgun sequence genomic window:
- the LOC115715623 gene encoding vesicle-associated protein 2-1 isoform X2, with the protein MTAPSSNANSLISVLPDELKFQFELEKQTFCDLKVVNNTEHHVAFKVKTTSPKKYFVRPNTGVILPWDSCVIRVTLQAQRDYPPDMQCKDKFLLQSTIVSPNTDVDDLPQDTFTKEGGRALEECKLRVVYVTAQGNLDDETTRSSMRSPDTTSTIQQLKEERDLAIRQTLQLQVELDLARRRKNRKGDPGFSFRFAVIVGFIGIMVGFLFNLLSSSPTTQN; encoded by the exons ATGACTGCTCCTTCTTCTAATGCTAATAGTCTGATCTCTGTTCTTCCTGATGAGCTCAAGTTTCAAT TTGAGCTGGAAAAGCAAACCTTTTGTGATCTAAAAGTTGTCAATAACACAGAACATCATGTTGCGTTTAAG GTCAAAACCACATCTCCTAAGAAGTATTTCGTGCGGCCAAACACTGGTGTTATACTCCCTTGGGACTCATGTGTCATAAGAG TGACCCTCCAAGCGCAACGAGATTATCCCCCGGATATGCAATGTAAAGACAAATTTCTCTTGCAGAGTACAATAGTTTCTCCAAATACTGATGTGGATGACCTTCCACAAGATACT TTTACCAAGGAGGGTGGAAGGGCATTAGAGGAGTGCAAGCTTAGAGTTGTGTATGTCACAGCTCAAGGAAACTTAGACGATGAAACAACAAGGAGCTCTATGCGCAGCCCCGATACCACTTCT ACTATACAACAGCTCAAGGAAGAAAGAGATTTAGCGATTAGGCAAACACTGCAGCTTCAGGTGGAACTG GATTTGGCTAGAAGGCGAAAAAACAGGAAAGGCGACCCTGGATTCTCCTTTAGGTTCGCCGTAATAGTGGGATTCATCGGAATAATGGTGGGCTTCCTTTTTAACCTATTGTCCTCTTCACCAACtacacaaaattaa
- the LOC115715623 gene encoding vesicle-associated protein 2-1 isoform X1, whose amino-acid sequence MTAPSSNANSLISVLPDELKFQFELEKQTFCDLKVVNNTEHHVAFKVKTTSPKKYFVRPNTGVILPWDSCVIRVTLQAQRDYPPDMQCKDKFLLQSTIVSPNTDVDDLPQDTFTKEGGRALEECKLRVVYVTAQGNLDDETTRSSMRSPDTTSNQTIQQLKEERDLAIRQTLQLQVELDLARRRKNRKGDPGFSFRFAVIVGFIGIMVGFLFNLLSSSPTTQN is encoded by the exons ATGACTGCTCCTTCTTCTAATGCTAATAGTCTGATCTCTGTTCTTCCTGATGAGCTCAAGTTTCAAT TTGAGCTGGAAAAGCAAACCTTTTGTGATCTAAAAGTTGTCAATAACACAGAACATCATGTTGCGTTTAAG GTCAAAACCACATCTCCTAAGAAGTATTTCGTGCGGCCAAACACTGGTGTTATACTCCCTTGGGACTCATGTGTCATAAGAG TGACCCTCCAAGCGCAACGAGATTATCCCCCGGATATGCAATGTAAAGACAAATTTCTCTTGCAGAGTACAATAGTTTCTCCAAATACTGATGTGGATGACCTTCCACAAGATACT TTTACCAAGGAGGGTGGAAGGGCATTAGAGGAGTGCAAGCTTAGAGTTGTGTATGTCACAGCTCAAGGAAACTTAGACGATGAAACAACAAGGAGCTCTATGCGCAGCCCCGATACCACTTCT AACCAGACTATACAACAGCTCAAGGAAGAAAGAGATTTAGCGATTAGGCAAACACTGCAGCTTCAGGTGGAACTG GATTTGGCTAGAAGGCGAAAAAACAGGAAAGGCGACCCTGGATTCTCCTTTAGGTTCGCCGTAATAGTGGGATTCATCGGAATAATGGTGGGCTTCCTTTTTAACCTATTGTCCTCTTCACCAACtacacaaaattaa
- the LOC133038479 gene encoding uncharacterized protein LOC133038479: protein MSASGSKSSKKSGKRIATLEEELDTNRYLFQFYHEIDIQAVIDGSPWTFNRIQFVFHRLKRGEDPRLIRLHKLDMWIQLHDLKYGFMSDWVVKHVGNYIGTYVKSDPKNFVGIWRDYLRVRVTIDIEKPLKRRKKLIKPNGDWIWTTFKYEHAPMFCFICGLIGHSKKFCPKRFEEHYDDSIRMYGEWMKAPTRKKNYLIGAQWLRTGREEEEGVADGGDRSRSRRVEGIINDSAVIGIDRENYGGDHGMRMEIAQRNRQSEKFVEVNAKESNDQDSHEEARVISQSEKETMLILETKRRRTENVEQRISRMVDDTMVDNVDEVNYSQKNEEQETIEKLRIAINFAGAFSVDAQGKSGGVALLWRVEGDVNLLGFGQNYIDASAMGGDKGNWRLTGLYGEPNRSLRRNTWTLMKILRNRSTLPWCIVGDLNNVTSQSDKRGGNPYPNWLVDGFCETLDACGLVDLELNGYPFTWEKGRGTNAWIEVRIDRAVVSQNWLDLFPIAKLLNLEVSTSDHCPLLLMLDNVIQVAASRSFKFENSWLREPMCLQIVKETWESSGDCSITQKLHHCGEKLKAWGSDFSGNFKKRIKECKADLRCWKKGRDPVAIQKYKEAEVKLQEVLLQREIFWRQRSKQLWLREGDQNSKYFHAMASSRRRNNSIHKLRREDGTWSDWESDLPHVMTDYFQNLFTSSSADCVEVVNSIPQVVSNEHNFYLQQPITDEEVKKALFQMHPDKSPGPDGMTPGFFQKFWHVVSSDVINHVRGFFDSGSFCSELNETNIVLVPKKKHPESMSDLRPISLCNVIYKVISKVLANRIKGILPSVISENQSAFLEGRLISDNIMISFEIMHYLKRKRMGKEGYMALKLDLSKAYDRVEWVFLEQMMLHMGFNQKIVSLIMHCVSTVKYSITHGSHVMGPITPSRGIRQGDPLSPYLFLVCAEGFSSLVRRFVQKRWISGCRVARGAPIVSHMLFADDSYVYCKANTFEATNVLNLLAIYEQASGQKVNINKSSVFFSNNTNAIIRDQVCSLLGMAAASEHSTYLGLPCTMGRSKNAILGFLKEKMKKKINGWETRFLSKAGKEILLKSVAQALPSFAMSVFLLTKEICSHLEGLMSKFWWKSQSNSTTKGVSWMSWQRLSRHKDAGGLGFRNLRDYNLAFLGKQGWRLVTNDNSLVAKIYKARYYSNGSFFSAELGQNPSFIWRSLWEAKSLVRMGARKAIGDGKSTMILNEPWLPGTGCNFITTSHPNLVGRTVDSLMKMEDKAWDEELIYDMFTEEESMRILAIQLSDSDAVDTWSWSEEKSGVYSVSSAYKMLQQQSGAWPCTGAESCWQKLWQMQVPAKVHHLVWRAMSGCLPTKVQLTTKHVHVDLTCPLCNVEVESISHVLLHCPFARSCWNISMVGYNGEAATDFHSWFGDLLAKNQQSVVEEAAMVAWRIWLARNDILWNNKSTKALDVVKLARTNLVSWRNAQNQKSEALLNVNYSKDLEHWRKPIVYKYKINVDGAIFEAENCFGVGIIIRDQAGYLVEAVSTRKIGVVTPEIAEVIKVKKALSWIKNHDLSDVEIESDSLVVVQAINGEVQMPSQFGMIRKEGNEQTSHSNLN, encoded by the exons GAATTGGATACCAATCGATATCTTTTTCAGTTCTACCATGAAATCGATATCCAGGCTGTTATTGACGGAAGTCCATGGACCTTTAATCGTATTCAATTTGTTTTTCATAGGTTGAAGAGGGGGGAAGACCCTCGATTGATTCGTCTGCATAAATTGGATATGTGGATCCAATTGCATGATTTGAAGTATGGATTCATGTCTGATTGGGTTGTGAAACATGTTGGCAATTATATTGGCACGTACGTGAAGTCTGACCCGAAGAATTTTGTCGGAATATGGCGGGATTACCTCAGAGTTCGAGTCACTATTGACATAGAGAAACCTTTGAAGAGGCGCAAGAAACTGATTAAGCCAAATGGGGATTGGATTTGGACTACATTCAAATATGAACATGCTCCTATGTTTTGTTTCATATGTGGCCTTATTGGTCACTCTAAAAAATTTTGTCCAAAGAGATTTGAAGAACACTATGATGATTCGATTCGTATGTATGGAGAGTGGATGAAAGCGCCTACTCGAAAGAAGAACTATTTGATAGGAGCCCAGTGGCTGCGTACAGGGCGTGAGGAGGAGGAAGGAGTTGCTGATGGTGGTGATCGGAGCCGGAGCAGGCGGGTGGAGGGGATAATTAATGATTCTGCTGTAATTGGGATTGATAGAGAAAATTATGGAGGAGATCATGGGATGCGAATGGAGATAGCTCAGAGAAATCGGCAGAGTGAGAAATTTGTGGAAGTTAATGCTAAGGAGAGTAATGACCAAGATTCTCATGAGGAGGCAAGGGTAATCAGTCAATCTGAAAAGGAAACTATGTTAATTTTGGAAACAAAAAGGAGACGTACAGAGAATGTTGAGCAGAGGATATCACGTATGGTTGATGATACTATGGTAGATAATGTTGATGAAGTCAACTATAGCCAAAAAAACGAAGAGCAG GAAACAATAGAAAAGCTTCGTATTGCAATTAATTTTGCTGGTGCTTTTTCGGTTGATGCTCAAGGGAAGAGTGGTGGAGTGGCGTTGCTATGGAGAGTTGAAGGGGATGTTAACTTGCTTGGGTTTGGTCAGAATTACATTGATGCTTCGGCTATGGGAGGGGATAAAGGTAATTGGAGGCTTACTGGTTTATATGGGGAGCCGAATAGGAGCTTGAGAAGAAACACTTGGACCCTCATGAAAATTCTTAGAAATCGCTCAACACTTCCCTGGTGTATTGTTGGGGATTTAAATAACGTTACTTCTCAGTCTGATAAAAGGGGAGGGAACCCCTATCCCAACTGGTTAGTGGATGGTTTTTGTGAGACTTTGGATGCTTGTGGCTTGGTTGACTTGGAATTGAACGGTTATCCCTTCACATGGGAGAAGGGCAGAGGTACAAATGCGTGGATTGAAGTTCGTATTGATCGTGCTGTGGTATCCCAAAACTGGTTAGATTTGTTTCCCATTGCTAAGTTGCTAAACTTAGAGGTATCTACATCAGATCATTGTCCTTTATTATTGATGTTAGATAATGTAATTCAAGTTGCTGCCAGTCGTTCGTTCAAGTTTGAAAATTCTTGGCTCCGTGAACCAATGTGTTTGCAAATTGTTAAAGAAACTTGGGAGAGTAGTGGTGATTGCTCGATTACCCAAAAACTTCACCACTGCGGTGAGAAGCTGAAGGCTTGGGGAAGTGATTTTAGTGGAAATTTTAAAAAGCGAATCAAAGAGTGTAAAGCGGATTTGAGATGTTGGAAGAAAGGCAGAGACCCCGTGGCCATTCAAAAGTATAAGGAAGCTGAAGTTAAGTTGCAGGAGGTGCTTCTTCAACGTGAAATTTTTTGGCGCCAAAGATCGAAGCAACTTTGGTTGAGAGAAGGGGACCAAAATTCTAAATACTTCCATGCTATGGCAAGCTCTCGAAGAAGAAATAATTCCATACACAAGCTTCGACGGGAAGATGGTACATGGTCGGATTGGGAAAGTGATTTGCCCCATGTTATGACGGATTATTTTCAGAATTTATTCACTTCATCTTCGGCCGACTGTGTTGAGGTGGTGAATTCCATTCCTCAGGTGGTTTCGAATGAGCATAATTTTTATCTCCAACAGCCGATCACAGATGAAGAAGTAAAAAAGGCTCTATTCCAAATGCACCCGGATAAATCACCGGGCCCAGATGGTATGACACCGGGTTTCTTTCAGAAGTTTTGGCATGTGGTAAGCAGTGATGTTATTAACCATGTTAGAGGTTTCTTTGATTCAGGTTCTTTCTGTTCTGAATTAAATGAAACTAACATTGTGCTTGTTCCTAAAAAGAAACATCCCGAGTCTATGAGTGACCTTCGACCGATTTCGCTGTGCAATGTCATATACAAGGTAATTTCTAAGGTTCTAGCCAATAGAATTAAAGGAATTCTACCTTCGGTCATATCTGAAaatcaaagtgctttcttgGAGGGAAGGTTGATCTCTGATAACATCATGATCTCATTTGAAATAATGCACTATTTGAAACGAAAAAGGATGGGTAAAGAGGGGTATATGGCGTTAAAACTTGACCTCAGTAAGGCCTACGATAGAGTGGAGTGGGTTTTTCTTGAGCAAATGATGCTTCATATGGGGTTCAATCAGAAAATTGTCTCCTTGATCATGCATTGTGTCTCTACGGTTAAGTATAGCATTACTCATGGTAGTCATGTAATGGGGCCGATTACTCCAAGCAGAGGGATTCGCCAAGGTGACCCTTTGTCGCCTTATCTTTTTCTTGTTTGTGCTGAGGGGTTCTCTTCATTAGTCAGACGGTTTGTGCAAAAACGATGGATATCTGGTTGTCGGGTGGCTAGAGGAGCTCCTATTGTATCTCACATGTTGTTCGCGGATGATAGCTACGTGTATTGCAAAGCTAATACCTTCGAAGCTACCAATGTACTTAATCTATTGGCCATCTATGAACAAGCTTCTGGTCAAAAGGTTAACATCAATAAGTCATCTGTGTTCTTTAGTAATAACACTAATGCTATAATTCGTGATCAAGTGTGTAGTCTCTTGGGTATGGCAGCTGCTTctgaacatagcacttatcttGGACTTCCCTGCACTATGGGGAGAAGTAAGAATGCCATTCTGGGATTCTTGaaggaaaaaatgaaaaagaaaatcaatGGTTGGGAAACTAGGTTCTTGTCTAAGGCTGGGAAAGAGATTTTATTGAAGTCTGTGGCCCAAGCTTTGCCTAGTTTTGCTATGAGTGTCTTCCTCCTTACTAAAGAGATTTGCTCTCACCTTGAAGGATTAATGTCGAAATTTTGGTGGAAATCACAATCTAACTCTACTACTAAGGGAGTTAGTTGGATGAGTTGGCAAAGATTGAGTCGGCATAAGGATGCTGGGGGGCTTGGATTTCGTAATTTAAGGGACTATAATTTGGCTTTCTTGGGTAAACAAGGGTGGAGACTAGTAACTAATGATAATTCTCTTGTGGCAAAGATTTATAAAGCAAGATATTATTCGAATGGGagtttctttagtgctgaattGGGTCAGAATCCTAGCTTTATTTGGAGAAGCTTATGGGAGGCTAAAAGCTTGGTTCGGATGGGAGCTAGAAAAGCTATTGGGGATGGGAAGTCCACTATGATACTGAATGAGCCATGGTTGCCTGGAACTGGGTGTAATTTTATCACAACTTCTCACCCGAATCTTGTTGGCAGAACTGTGGATAGCCTGATGAAAATGGAAGACAAAGCCTGGGATGAGGAACTGATATATGACATGTTTACTGAGGAAGAAAGCATGAGAATTTTAGCAATCCAACTCAGCGATTCTGATGCTGTTGATACCTGGTCTTGGTCTGAGGAAAAATCTGGCGTGTACTCGGTTAGCAGCGCGTATAAAATGTTGCAGCAGCAAAGTGGGGCGTGGCCGTGTACTGGTGCAGAATCATGTTGGCAGAAGCTTTGGCAGATGCAAGTTCCAGCTAAGGTGCATCATCTGGTGTGGCGTGCGATGTCGGGGTGCCTTCCAACAAAGGTACAACTCACAACTAAACATGTGCATGTGGATTTAACTTGTCCATTATGTAATGTTGAAGTTGAATCCATTTCCCATGTATTGTTACATTGTCCATTTGCAAGATCTTGTTGGAATATATCTATGGTGGGATACAATGGAGAGGCAGCCACTGATTTTCATAGCTGGTTTGGGGATTTACTAGCAAAAAACCAGCAGTCTGTTGTCGAAGAGGCTGCAATGGTAGCCTGGAGGATTTGGTTGGCCCGAAATGACATTCTGTGGAATAATAAGAGTACTAAAGCTTTGGATGTGGTAAAATTAGCTAGAACTAATCTTGTTAGTTGGAGAAATGCTCAAAACCAAAAATCAGAGGCTTTACTTAATGTGAATTATAGTAAAGATCTGGAGCATTGGAGGAAACCGATTGTGTACAAATACAAGATCAATGTTGATGGAGCCATCTTTGAAGCTGAAAATTGTTTTGGTGTGGGAATAATCATAAGGGATCAGGCCGGTTACCTAGTTGAAGCTGTGTCAACTAGAAAAATTGGTGTAGTGACTCCAGAAATTGCTGAAGTTATTAAAGTCAAAAAAGCGTTAAGCTGGATTAAGAATCATGATCTTTCGGATGTTGAAATTGAGAGTGATTCTTTAGTTGTGGTGCAAGCTATTAATGGTGAGGTTCAAATGCCTTCCCAATTTGGTATGATA AGAAAAGAAGGAAACGAGCAAACATCCCATTCCAATCTCAACTGA